The Pirellulales bacterium genome includes a region encoding these proteins:
- a CDS encoding sugar-binding protein, translating to MRSYCWRAAVVALGLAICVRGWAADKKVKLAFVTNNAATFWTIARAGCDEAAKQLGNVQLDFRIPSTGGIAEQQQILDDLVAAGVDGIAVSPIDPGNQTEFLNKIADQTLLVCHDSDAPKSKRVCYIGTDNTAAGEAAGKLIKEVLPSGGKIMLFVGSLDAQNAKERFAGIKKELAGSKVEIIDVRTDETDTVRAQKNAEDTLVKYPDVACLVGLWSYNGPAILNAVRNAGMTDKVKIVCFDENAETLEGVASGDIYGTVVQQPFEFGKQAITRMDKYLNGDKTALSDGKLIVPTRNIKKADVAEFQANLKKILGK from the coding sequence ATGAGGTCCTATTGTTGGCGAGCGGCGGTTGTCGCGCTGGGGCTGGCGATTTGTGTGCGGGGTTGGGCGGCGGACAAAAAAGTGAAGCTGGCGTTTGTGACCAACAACGCGGCCACATTTTGGACCATTGCTCGGGCCGGCTGCGACGAAGCCGCCAAACAATTAGGCAACGTGCAGTTGGATTTCCGCATTCCCTCGACAGGCGGAATTGCCGAGCAGCAACAAATTTTGGACGACCTGGTGGCGGCGGGCGTGGACGGCATCGCCGTGAGCCCGATTGATCCGGGAAATCAAACCGAGTTTTTGAACAAAATTGCGGACCAAACACTGCTGGTGTGTCACGACAGCGACGCGCCCAAAAGCAAGCGCGTGTGCTACATCGGCACCGACAACACCGCCGCGGGCGAGGCGGCTGGAAAGTTAATTAAGGAAGTGTTGCCCAGCGGCGGGAAAATTATGTTGTTTGTCGGTTCGCTCGATGCGCAAAACGCTAAGGAGCGGTTCGCCGGCATTAAGAAGGAATTGGCCGGCTCGAAAGTGGAAATTATCGACGTGCGAACCGACGAGACCGACACGGTGCGGGCGCAAAAAAACGCGGAGGACACGCTGGTGAAATATCCGGACGTGGCCTGTTTGGTCGGCTTGTGGAGCTACAACGGGCCGGCGATTTTGAACGCGGTGCGCAATGCGGGCATGACCGACAAAGTGAAAATTGTGTGCTTTGACGAAAACGCCGAGACGCTGGAAGGCGTGGCTTCGGGCGACATTTATGGCACCGTGGTGCAGCAGCCGTTTGAATTCGGCAAGCAAGCGATTACGCGGATGGACAAATATTTGAACGGCGACAAAACCGCGCTGTCGGACGGTAAACTTATTGTGCCGACGCGGAACATTAAGAAGGCGGACGTGGCGGAATTTCAAGCGAATTTGAAAAAGATTTTGGGGAAGTGA
- a CDS encoding alpha-L-arabinofuranosidase C-terminal domain-containing protein, translating into MIRRRLSHQLELASLFAVLLTISIVLCSSAARAANDAEITVKVDQPGAKISPSLYGLMTEEINYSYDGGLYAELIHNRAFKDDDSKPLHWSLVKSDGAEGKIDLDSADPVNTTALTKSLRLDVSKVGDGGRVGVANEGYWGIPVKPNTTYHASFYAKGKDDFKGPLTVDIESNNSTVNASATVPQITSDWKQYDVTLKTGDGPESSKNRFVISAAAPGTVWFSLVSLFPPTFNDRPNGNRIDIMNLLKEMHPAFLRFPGGNYVEGNDFANRYNWKITVGPLDQRPGHLSPWNYRSSDGMGLLEFLNWCEDLHMQPVMAVFAGFCLRGTYVATGDQLKPFVQDALDEIEYVTGDASTTWGAKRAADGHPQPFMLNYVEIGNEDNLGGGAKTYEERFAAFYDAIKAKYPQLQIIATMPVHDRKADVLDDHYYRSAKQMEHMTHLYDPDHHPRNGPKIFVGEWATREGSPTPNMNAALGDSAWMTGLERNADLVLIASYAPLFVNVSDLTPRTGSMQWATDLIGYNALSSYGSPSYYAQVMFSQNRGDTVLPVEIAATAQPDYAPPEPHGRIGVATWNTDSEYKNIKVTDGDKVLYQSDFSKGADDWRPARGTWNVDDGAYHQSAISENCRSVAGDRDWTDYTLTLQARKNSGREGFLILVHATDGNNYVWWNIGGWNNKSTALEAIEDGVSTDISPHAPVTVDQDRWYDIRMEVKGRNIKCYLDDKLVSEGTQTPATPPPALFATASRDDASGEVILKMVNVSAEPCSAKLNFQGAKNVAPQAQLITLSGEPGDVNSVENPTKVAPQKSTLDNAAASFTHDFPAHSVSVLRLKTQ; encoded by the coding sequence ATGATCCGTCGCCGGTTGTCGCACCAACTCGAATTGGCTTCGCTTTTTGCCGTGCTATTGACCATTTCTATCGTCTTGTGCAGCAGCGCCGCCCGCGCTGCCAATGACGCGGAGATTACCGTCAAAGTCGATCAGCCCGGCGCTAAAATTAGCCCCTCGCTGTATGGCCTGATGACCGAAGAAATCAACTACAGCTACGATGGGGGTTTATACGCCGAGCTGATCCATAACCGCGCATTCAAAGACGACGATTCCAAGCCCCTGCATTGGTCGCTCGTTAAAAGCGACGGCGCCGAAGGAAAAATCGATTTGGACTCCGCCGATCCGGTCAACACCACGGCCCTCACCAAAAGCCTTCGCTTAGACGTGAGCAAAGTGGGCGACGGCGGCCGCGTCGGCGTCGCCAACGAGGGTTACTGGGGCATCCCCGTCAAGCCAAACACAACCTATCACGCTTCCTTCTATGCCAAGGGCAAAGACGATTTCAAAGGCCCGCTCACCGTCGACATCGAAAGCAATAACAGCACAGTCAATGCCTCCGCCACGGTGCCGCAAATCACCAGCGATTGGAAACAGTACGACGTCACCCTTAAAACCGGCGACGGGCCCGAATCGTCCAAAAACCGCTTCGTCATTTCCGCCGCCGCCCCGGGCACAGTTTGGTTCAGCCTGGTCTCGCTGTTCCCGCCCACGTTCAACGACCGGCCCAATGGCAACCGTATCGACATCATGAACCTGCTGAAGGAAATGCATCCGGCGTTCTTGCGTTTCCCCGGCGGAAATTATGTCGAAGGCAACGACTTCGCCAACCGCTACAACTGGAAAATCACCGTCGGTCCGCTCGATCAGAGGCCGGGACACCTCAGCCCCTGGAATTACCGCTCCTCCGACGGCATGGGCCTCTTGGAATTTCTGAATTGGTGCGAAGACCTGCACATGCAGCCGGTCATGGCCGTGTTCGCCGGCTTTTGTTTGAGAGGCACTTACGTGGCCACCGGCGATCAACTCAAGCCCTTCGTGCAAGATGCGCTGGACGAAATCGAGTATGTCACCGGCGATGCCTCCACCACCTGGGGCGCCAAACGGGCAGCCGACGGTCACCCCCAGCCGTTTATGCTCAACTACGTGGAAATCGGCAATGAAGATAACCTCGGCGGCGGCGCAAAAACCTACGAGGAACGCTTTGCCGCCTTTTACGATGCCATCAAGGCCAAATATCCACAATTACAAATCATCGCCACCATGCCGGTGCATGACCGCAAAGCCGACGTGCTCGACGATCACTATTATCGCAGCGCCAAGCAGATGGAACACATGACCCATCTTTATGATCCAGATCATCATCCTCGAAACGGCCCCAAAATTTTCGTCGGGGAATGGGCCACCCGCGAAGGCAGCCCCACGCCGAACATGAATGCCGCCCTGGGCGATTCCGCTTGGATGACCGGCCTGGAGCGCAATGCTGATTTGGTCCTCATCGCTTCCTACGCGCCGCTGTTTGTGAATGTGAGCGATCTCACTCCCCGCACCGGGTCTATGCAATGGGCCACCGACCTCATCGGTTACAACGCGCTGTCCAGTTACGGCTCGCCGTCGTATTACGCCCAAGTAATGTTCAGCCAGAACCGGGGCGACACCGTGTTGCCCGTTGAAATTGCCGCCACTGCCCAGCCCGATTATGCCCCGCCGGAGCCGCACGGCCGCATCGGCGTGGCCACCTGGAACACCGACTCCGAATACAAAAACATCAAAGTCACGGACGGCGACAAAGTATTGTACCAATCCGATTTTTCCAAGGGCGCCGACGACTGGCGCCCCGCACGCGGCACTTGGAACGTCGACGATGGCGCCTACCACCAATCGGCCATTAGCGAAAACTGCCGCTCCGTCGCCGGCGACCGCGATTGGACCGATTACACCCTCACCTTGCAAGCCCGTAAAAACTCCGGCCGCGAAGGCTTCCTCATCCTGGTCCACGCGACCGACGGCAATAATTACGTCTGGTGGAATATCGGCGGCTGGAACAATAAGTCGACCGCACTGGAAGCCATCGAAGACGGCGTCAGTACCGACATCAGCCCGCATGCTCCCGTCACCGTTGATCAAGACCGCTGGTACGATATCCGCATGGAAGTCAAAGGCCGCAACATCAAGTGCTACTTGGACGACAAGCTGGTTTCCGAAGGCACACAAACGCCCGCAACGCCTCCGCCCGCGCTGTTCGCCACCGCCAGCCGCGATGACGCCAGCGGCGAGGTCATTTTGAAAATGGTGAATGTCTCCGCCGAGCCGTGTTCGGCAAAACTGAACTTTCAGGGAGCCAAAAATGTGGCCCCGCAAGCGCAGCTCATCACGCTTTCTGGAGAGCCCGGTGATGTCAACTCCGTCGAGAACCCCACTAAGGTGGCCCCGCAAAAATCCACCCTCGACAATGCCGCGGCCAGCTTCACGCACGATTTTCCCGCGCATTCGGTCAGCGTCCTGCGACTGAAGACGCAGTGA